In Oxobacter pfennigii, the DNA window ATACTCACCCGCTCATCCCTGCTCACCAGGCCTGCCATCTCGCCCATTATTCCGGGGTCGGAGCCGAAAAGCTGAACTCCTGCAGGCGCCTCTTTCTCATGGATATCCAGCATGAGATGGGTCTTTGAGCTGTTATAATAAAGCCCTTTTGAACTTACCATCTCAGTATATACAAAACCGCAGCCCAGCTCTTTACATATGACTCTGAAGGGTTTATCTGTAACACCCGCCATGGGGGCTAAAAAAACATTATTTTCAAATTCAATACTGCCTATCTTCATATAAATTCACCGGGCCTATTCCTTGTTTTTTTCGTATATTATCCTCAATCCTTCTAACGTCAGATACCCGTTTACTTCATTTATAGATGAGGTTATCGATGCAATAAGCCTTGATAACCCTCCTGTTGCTACGACATAAGGCTCTTTTTCATCGTATTTTTTCATCTCTTCCTTCATTTTCTTCACTATATATTCAACCTGGCCTGCATATCCGTATATTATACCCGATTGCATGCTCTGTACCGTATTCTTGCATATAATTGAATGTGGCTTTACAAGCTCTATCCTTGGAAGCTTGGCGGCTCTTGAAAATAAAGCCTCACTGGATATTATTATACCGGGCACTATGGCTCCCCCTAAGTAATCGCCGCCTGCAGTAACAGCGCAAAATGTGGTAGCCGTACCAAAGTCTATTATAATCAAAGGACCTCCATATATTTCATGGGCTGCCACGGCATTTACAATTCTGTCCGCTCCCACTTCCTTGGGGTTATCATATTTAATATTTATACCCGTCTTTACCCCGGGCCCTACCACAACAGGGTCAATATCAAAATATTTCTTTATCATATGTTCAAAAGAATACATAATATTGGGAACAACGGAGGATATTATAACCCCATCTATCATGTCCATACTATACCCGCTGCTTTCAAAGAGAGACTTAACCGTAATACCGAATTCATCGGAGGTTCTAGGTATATTCGTAGACATCCTCCAATCTTTTAAAAGCTTATTACCTTCTAAAATGCCCAATACAATATTAGTATTGCCAACATCAATTACAAACAACATAATTTTTCCTCCATATTAATTAAGGCAGACAAAAGTCTGCCTTACATCATTTTCTGGTTCTGTTCAATGCCTTCACTATTGCTGCAATTAACACAACAGCAACTGCAATCTCGGCTAAACCGTTAGTGGCTGCAACGCCTAAAAGCACCTTCCCTAAATTATCCATGGTTATTCCCCTGATATTGGCAAACTGCTGCGCTGCCACTAAATAAATCATTCCAAGTACTCCCACAGTGTTGGTGGCTGTACCTACAACAGCAGCTAAAATTGAACTTTTTGATGCCCTGTATATATAGGCTGAAAGCACGCCTATCAGTATTCTGGGCACAATTGATACCATCGGATTGAGAAATACCGGGGCAAGGGGAGTGGAAAGATTGCTTACAAGACTGGCTACTCCAAATATCAGGCCTACTGCCGCTCCGGCAAGAGGTCCCTCCAATATGGCAGCGACTATAACGGGTATGTGCATAAATGTGATTCGTATAACTCCTACCTGTATGAATCCAAAAGGAGTCAGACTCATTACTGCTGCTATAGCACCAAGCAAGGCTATAGTTGTCAATTTCCTCGTGTTGAAGGAAGACTGACTGGTAGCATTTACTGCATTTTTCATTTTTAAAACCTCCTGTTCCAGTTCTTTTTAAGATACCGGACAAATTAATAAATAAATTTTTTGTAGTCCGGCTCAATTTTTGATGCCGGCTTTACAAGTCTATGTTACCATAAAATCTTGTTTTTTTAAATATGCTATAGCCTCAATGAGCTATATGGATTTCAAAAGAGAATAGTTAACAAAATATTACAAAAACTATATACTCTAAGAGCTTATAATTATATAATTCCTCTTATCTCGCCTAAACTTTTTATATTTTCTCCAATCATGAATTTTTCTATCCCGTCGATAATATCAATACAAATATCAGGCTTTATGAAGTTGCCGCTTCCTACCTGCACTGCAGCTGCTCCTGCCATTATAAATTCCAGAGCATCCTGGGAAGATATAATGCCGCCCACTCCTACAACGGGAACATCAACTGCTCCTGCCACCTCATATACCATCCTAAGGGCAATAGGTTTAATGGAAGGTCCTGAGAGTCCGGCCGTAATGTTGTCAAATACCGGCTTTCTTCTTTTAATATCAATGGCCATGGCTTTAAAGGTATTTACCAGAGAAAGTACATCTGCCCCCGCCTCAACGCAGGTTATTGCCATTTTAACTATATCCTCTGCATTGGGAGAAAGCTTTACCATGAGAGGTTTTTTACATATATCCCTTACCTTTGAAACTATATCAAAGGCATCGGCACATTTTATGCCAAAGGCCATACCTCCGCTTTTAACATTGGGGCAGGAAATATTAAGCTCAACCATATCCACATCGGTATCATTCAGCTTTTCAATCCCCTTTATATATTCTTCTATTGTTCCTCCGCCAAGGTTGGCTATGACAACAGTGTCAAGGCTTTTCATAAATGGAAGCTCATCTTTTATAAACCCGTCGACCCCCGGGTTTTGCAGGCCCACGCTGTTTAATATTCCGCTTGATGTCTCATATATCCTTAGTCCGTTATTGCCTTCTTTTTTATTTAAAGTAAGCCCCTTTGATGAAATACCCCCTAAGCGGGATATATCAAAGAGTTCCTTGTATTCCCGCCCGAATCCGAAGGTACCTGACGCGGCAATAAGGGGATTTTTAAACTCTATTCCGCAAATATTAACATTAAGCATCAAAGAGCACATCCTTTCCGTTAAAAACCGGGCCATCCTTGCACGCCCTTTTATTACCTTCTCTAGTCTTGCAGGCACATACCAGGCATGCTCCTATTCCGCAGGCCATATGCTTCTCCATGGAAATGTACACAGGCACATCCCCTGCATTACACATTTCAACCACTTTTTTCATCATAATTTCAGGGCCGCAACAAAGGACGGAAGAATATACACTTGGGTCAAAGATATCCGTTATAAAACCCTTATGGCCAGACTTTCCAGTATCTGTTGAAAATTTTATGCTGTCAACATACTTCCTAAAATCTTCTATTATATAAGTATCGTCCCTGAAGCCTGCATATAAATCCAAGCTTACACCCTTTAATTCTTTGGCTGTATAAAACATGGGAGCAACACCTATTCCTCCGGCTACCAGTGCCACTTTACCCTTTAATCCTGATAAATCAAAACCATTGCCCAAAGGCCCTAAAAGCTCAATTTCATCCCCTGTATCAAGGCTGCTAAATTGTACTGTGCCCCTGCCTTTTACCTCATATAAAAAGGATATTTTATCCTTAATTTTATCGTGTATGCTTATGGGCCTTGAAAGTATGGGCTCAGTCCCCCATGCCCTCAGCATATAAAACTGCCCTGGCTTGCCTTCAAAGCTTCCTTTAACAGACAGCTTGTATATGCCTTTTGAAACAATTTCATTTTCACAAACACTGTATTTATGATAGGATATCATCTTTATCCCTCCAGACTATAGACAGTTTTTCCGCCCTTAATTGTCCTTATTACTATGCCGTAAAGCTCCATCCCGTCGATTGGAGTATTTTTACCCTTGGATTGAAATTCATCTGCCTGCACCTTATACATATTATCGATATCCACTAGGACCACATCTCCGTCATATCCTATTTTTATTTCACCTTTGTTAAGGCCAAGAATTCTCGAAGGTTTTTTTGACATTACTTCACTCAGCTTATTAAGACTTATATGTCCTTTCTTAACAAGCTTTGTAAAAGAAAATGAAAAGGCTGTCTCTATGCCTGAAATTCCCGGTGAGCCCTTTTTTTTATCTTCAATGCTGTGGGGTGCATGGTCTGTCGCAATTGCATCTGCCCATCCCTCTCTTAATGCGTAAATCAAACAGTCAACATCCTCTTTTTTTCTCAAGGGAGGATTTACCCGATAATCGATATCATCCGTCAGTGCAAGATGGTGGGGTGACACTTCGCAGGTAATGCTATAACCCATCTTTTTCGCCCTTATGATTTCTTCCATTGATTCTTTGGTGCTGACATGAGCCATATGAAGATGGCATCCCGTATGTCTTGCAAGATACAAATCCCTTATGGTCATCAAATCCTCTGCCATTCTGGTATCATGGGGGGTCATGTCGCTGTTTTCTGCATGGGACAGTATTACAAAGCCCTTTTCTTTAGCTTTTATCATGGCTTTATACATTACACTGTCGTTTAACACCCCTTTCCCATCGTCGGAAATTACCTTTACCGAAGAATCAATTCTGTCCAGGTGGTCTATATCAACACCGTTAAAATCTTTTGTAATTGAAACAGCCTGAAAAATATCAACCAGTCCTATTTGCTGCGCTTTATTTAATACATAGTTCACAGTTTCCATGGTGCTTACTACAGGATTTGTGTTGGCCATTAAATTTACTGCCGTGTATCCGCCTCTTACAGCAGCTTTGCTTCCTGAGAGCAAATCTTCCTTATAGGTAAGCCCCGGGTCTCTCATGTGGGCATGTAAATCTATAAAGGAGGGAAGGAGCAACAGCCCTTCCCCATTTATTGTTTCACAATCCTTGTTTAAGTTTTTTCCAATTTCATTTATAATTCCGTCTTTAATATAAACATCGCCGATAAAATCCTGGGAGCAGTCAACTATCCTTCCATTCTTAATAAGGACTTCCATGTATCCGCCTCCTAAAGCTTGTAAATTTCATCGCAGTATTCACACCTGTATTCTCCCTTGGAGGCATCTACAAGGTAAAAACCATTCGTTATATTGCTCTCTACAGAAGTTACACATCTTGGATTTTTGCACTTCAGCATATCCTTTACATTTGAAGGAGGCTGTACCTTAATCTTTTCTTTTATCTTCTCTCCTTCAATGACGTCTATTGTGATATCTGGGTCAATAAGTCCTAATACAGTAAAATCAAAATCTATGGCGTTTTCAATCTTTATTATGTCTTTCCTCCCCAGCTTCTGGCTAGGGACATTCATTAAAAGAGCCACGGTATAATCGGTTTTGTCCAAGCCTAAATAATTGAATATTTTCATTCCAAGTCCTGCTTTTATATGGTCGATAACAATGCCGTTGGTTATACTGTTTATGGTTAGCATAATTCATCCACCCCCAATAATTTTGCAATCAATGCCATCCTTACAAACATGCCGTATTTAGCCTGTTTGAAATAATACGCTCTTTTATCGTTGTCCACTTCATAGGAAATTTCGTTTACCCTGGGCAGCGGATGCAGCACCATCATCTCAGGGTTTGCCTTTTTCATCTTTTCACAGTCTAATATATAGCTGTCCTTAAGCCTTAAGTAATCATCCTCATTGGCAAATCTCTCACGCTGGACCCTTGTCATATACAATATATCAAGGTCTCCTATGACGCTTTCTAAATTTTTGCATTCTAAAAATTCCACATTGTTTTTCTGAAGAATTATTTCTTTTATATATTCAGGTATTTTAAGCTCATCCGGTGATATCAATATAAATTTATTGTTGCTGTACCTTGACATTGCTTTTATCAGAGAGTGTACAGTCCTTCCGAATTTCAAATCCCCGCAAAGGCCTATGGTAAGATCCGTCAATCTTCTTTTTTCAGATCTTATGGTCAAAAGATCCGTCAAGGTCTGGGTAGGATGCTGATGCCCCCCGTCACCTGCATTTATAACAGGTATATCCGAATGCATGGACGCTACCTTCGGTGCACCTTCCTTAGGATGCCTCATAACGGCTATATCGGTATAGCATGCCACCGTACGTATGGTATCGGCTATACTCTCTCCTTTTGATACCGAACTGGAGCCAGGTTCCGAAAAACCAATCACTTGACCGCCAAGGCGAAGCATTGCAGCTTCAAAGCTGAATCTGGTCCTGGTACTTGGTTCGTAAAAAAGGGTCGCAAGGAGCTTCCCTTTGCAAACATCGGCGTATTTTCTCTGGTCCTCTATAATTTTATCCGCCAGATCAAAAACTTGCGCCATCTCTTCAACTGTAAAATCCATGGGGTCTATTAAATGCCTTCCTTTTAACACAGTTTTCTCCTCCTTTTTAGACTCTCTGGACTAATTTAAAGGTTACATCATCAAAAAAGCCTTCCGCTATGGGAAGGCATAAAAAGACCTGATATAATGTATATCATTTATGTTCATCCTTCCCGGCCTCTCGGGACCAGCTTAAAGGTTTTTTTTAATAGTAGCATGGATTGGCTTTAAAGTCAATTGACCAATCACACATATGTACCTAATCCTCTCACCGAAACGTCTCCTGACACGATTTTTCTCTCTTCTCCGTTATCAAGCCTGATTACCAGAAGACCTTCTCCGGTTATGTCACAGGCTAATCCTTCAATGGTCCCTTTTATGGAAGCTGCTTTAACCCTTTTGTTCAGCGTGACGGAATAGCTTTTAAACTCCTCCAGAATATTTTTTAAACCTTGTTCTTTAAAATCCTTATATAAACTTTCAAGCTGATATAAAACCTCTGCTAATAAGACTCTCCGTTCATATTCCTTTTTTCCCTCGATTTTAAGGGAAGTAGCAATATTTTTTAGCTCCTCGGGAAAATCAGAAGTATTTACATTAATACCCACACCTGCGATTATGTAATTTACTGCATCGGCTTCGGAGCTCATTTCGGTCAAAATACCGCATACTTTTTTCCCATTTATTATTACATCATTAGGCCATTTTATACCCGCCTTTAATGATGTTATGTTCCTTAAAGCTCTGCAGACAGCAGTCCCTAAAACAATGGTTATGCCCGGTGCATCCTGGGGTTTTATAAAAGGCCTTAAAACAACTGAAAAAGCTATGGATTGACGGCTTTTTGTTTCCCATGGCCTTCCCAATCTTCCTTTACCTTTAGTCTGCTCCTCGGCTATAACCACAAGCCCTTCACTGAAACCCTCCATTGCATATTGGCGGGCTACATTGTTGGTGCTGTCCGTCACATCAAAATATATAATTTCACGTCCTATGAAGCGGGTATTAATCAAGGGCAACACCTCTTTAGGCGTTAGTAAATCCGGCGATTTTAAAAGCTTGTATCCTTTTTTCGAAACAGCTTCTATTATATAGCCTTCTTCTTTTAATGCCTTCATATGCTTCCATATGGCAGCTCTGGACACCCCAAGGGATTTGCTTATCTCTTCTCCCGAAACAAAATCCATGCTTTCTTTTATTATTTCAAGTATTTTTTCTTTCATAATGGCACCGCCTCATCCTATGTTTATATAATAGAGTATTTCCAATACTTTTCATCGGAAATCTTCTGATGTATACTATAAATAATATTCTAGCACTGTAACAGTAAAATAAAAAGTTTTGTAATGATATTAAAACTTATGTTTTCAAATATTAATATAGTTTAGATAAAGGAGCTGAAAAAATGAGTCTGGATATTTTAAACAAACCATACCTTCTATTTGACGGGGCCATGGGTTCCATGCTTTTACAAAGAGGCCTTAAATTAGGCGAGCATCCCGAGGCTCTGAATATTACCAATCCCGATCTTATAGAAAGCATACACAAACAATATATCGATGCAGGAAGCCATGCCGTAACGACAAATACCTTCGGCGCCAATGAAATAAGATTGAAAGGCTGTGAATACAGCGTTGAAAGTCTGGTACGTGCAGGCGTTAAAATTGCACGGTCGGCAGCCAAGGATAAACTGGTAGCCTTAGATGTGGGCCCTACGGGTGAATTCATGGATCCAATAGGAGAATTAACTAAAGATCGGGCATATAAGATATTTACCGACGCAATACTCCCCGGAGAAGATGAAGGCGCCGACCTGATACTAATGGAAACTTTCTCAAGTTTAGATGAAGCAGAGTGCGCTGTTTTGGCAGCCAAAAAAAATACCAAGCTTCCGGTAATATGTACTTTTACTTTTGAAGCTAACGGCAAAACACTGGTAGGCCATGATGTAAAATCAATAGTTGAAGCCATGCAAAAGTCAGGTGTAGATGCACTGGGCATAAACTGTTCATTAGGTCCTAAGGATATGCTTCCCATAGTTTATGAAATGCTTTCTTTATCCGAGGTTCCTGTTATGGTTCAGCCCAATGCCGGTCTTCCAAAAATTGTCGACGGCAAGGCAATATATGCCATAACTCCCGAAGAATTTGCCGAGTATATTGTTACAATGAAGAAAAAAGGCGTAAAAATATTGGGAGGGTGCTGCGGCACCACTCCGGATTTTATCAAGGCAATAAAATCCTCTTTGTCCGGTTTATAATATTTTGAAATAAACCTGGTTTCAACTTGAAGCCAGGCATTTTTTTATCTTCAGATATGAAGGCATAAATTACCCCTTTAATATCACCTTTTCAATTGTTTTTCATATGATAGATTAGTTGAAAATGAAAATCAGTAAGAGGAGATGACCATTATGTGCGGCATTGCAGGGTGGATAAACCTCAAAGAAAATTTGACGGGCTATAAGGAAACCATTGAAAAAATGACTTTAACATTGGGAAAAAGAGGTCCTGATGCTACGGGATATTACACAACTAAAAACGTTTTGCTTGGCCACAGGCGTCTTGTAGTCGTTGACCCCGAAGGCGGTGCTCAGCCCATGACCAGGGATATAGAAGGCAGCACCTATACACTTGTTTATAACGGAGAATTATATAATACCGAAGAATTAAGAGCAGAGCTTAAATCAAAAGGACATAGCTTCAATTCCTATTCCGATACCGAAGTGCTTTTGGTTTCTTATATTGAATGGGGAGAAAGCTGCGTTGATTACTTAAACGGAATATATGCCTTTGGGGTATGGGATGATAAGAAAAATCGACTTTTTCTTGCAAGAGATCCCTTGGGAGTAAAGCCTTTATTCTATACTCAAAAAGGCAGTTCCTTTATCTTTGCTTCAGAAATTAAGACTCTCCT includes these proteins:
- a CDS encoding type III pantothenate kinase, whose protein sequence is MLFVIDVGNTNIVLGILEGNKLLKDWRMSTNIPRTSDEFGITVKSLFESSGYSMDMIDGVIISSVVPNIMYSFEHMIKKYFDIDPVVVGPGVKTGINIKYDNPKEVGADRIVNAVAAHEIYGGPLIIIDFGTATTFCAVTAGGDYLGGAIVPGIIISSEALFSRAAKLPRIELVKPHSIICKNTVQSMQSGIIYGYAGQVEYIVKKMKEEMKKYDEKEPYVVATGGLSRLIASITSSINEVNGYLTLEGLRIIYEKNKE
- a CDS encoding ECF transporter S component; amino-acid sequence: MKNAVNATSQSSFNTRKLTTIALLGAIAAVMSLTPFGFIQVGVIRITFMHIPVIVAAILEGPLAGAAVGLIFGVASLVSNLSTPLAPVFLNPMVSIVPRILIGVLSAYIYRASKSSILAAVVGTATNTVGVLGMIYLVAAQQFANIRGITMDNLGKVLLGVAATNGLAEIAVAVVLIAAIVKALNRTRK
- a CDS encoding dihydroorotate dehydrogenase, with the protein product MLNVNICGIEFKNPLIAASGTFGFGREYKELFDISRLGGISSKGLTLNKKEGNNGLRIYETSSGILNSVGLQNPGVDGFIKDELPFMKSLDTVVIANLGGGTIEEYIKGIEKLNDTDVDMVELNISCPNVKSGGMAFGIKCADAFDIVSKVRDICKKPLMVKLSPNAEDIVKMAITCVEAGADVLSLVNTFKAMAIDIKRRKPVFDNITAGLSGPSIKPIALRMVYEVAGAVDVPVVGVGGIISSQDALEFIMAGAAAVQVGSGNFIKPDICIDIIDGIEKFMIGENIKSLGEIRGII
- a CDS encoding dihydroorotate dehydrogenase electron transfer subunit, which gives rise to MISYHKYSVCENEIVSKGIYKLSVKGSFEGKPGQFYMLRAWGTEPILSRPISIHDKIKDKISFLYEVKGRGTVQFSSLDTGDEIELLGPLGNGFDLSGLKGKVALVAGGIGVAPMFYTAKELKGVSLDLYAGFRDDTYIIEDFRKYVDSIKFSTDTGKSGHKGFITDIFDPSVYSSVLCCGPEIMMKKVVEMCNAGDVPVYISMEKHMACGIGACLVCACKTREGNKRACKDGPVFNGKDVLFDA
- a CDS encoding dihydroorotase codes for the protein MEVLIKNGRIVDCSQDFIGDVYIKDGIINEIGKNLNKDCETINGEGLLLLPSFIDLHAHMRDPGLTYKEDLLSGSKAAVRGGYTAVNLMANTNPVVSTMETVNYVLNKAQQIGLVDIFQAVSITKDFNGVDIDHLDRIDSSVKVISDDGKGVLNDSVMYKAMIKAKEKGFVILSHAENSDMTPHDTRMAEDLMTIRDLYLARHTGCHLHMAHVSTKESMEEIIRAKKMGYSITCEVSPHHLALTDDIDYRVNPPLRKKEDVDCLIYALREGWADAIATDHAPHSIEDKKKGSPGISGIETAFSFSFTKLVKKGHISLNKLSEVMSKKPSRILGLNKGEIKIGYDGDVVLVDIDNMYKVQADEFQSKGKNTPIDGMELYGIVIRTIKGGKTVYSLEG
- a CDS encoding aspartate carbamoyltransferase regulatory subunit — encoded protein: MLTINSITNGIVIDHIKAGLGMKIFNYLGLDKTDYTVALLMNVPSQKLGRKDIIKIENAIDFDFTVLGLIDPDITIDVIEGEKIKEKIKVQPPSNVKDMLKCKNPRCVTSVESNITNGFYLVDASKGEYRCEYCDEIYKL
- the pyrB gene encoding aspartate carbamoyltransferase, which codes for MLKGRHLIDPMDFTVEEMAQVFDLADKIIEDQRKYADVCKGKLLATLFYEPSTRTRFSFEAAMLRLGGQVIGFSEPGSSSVSKGESIADTIRTVACYTDIAVMRHPKEGAPKVASMHSDIPVINAGDGGHQHPTQTLTDLLTIRSEKRRLTDLTIGLCGDLKFGRTVHSLIKAMSRYSNNKFILISPDELKIPEYIKEIILQKNNVEFLECKNLESVIGDLDILYMTRVQRERFANEDDYLRLKDSYILDCEKMKKANPEMMVLHPLPRVNEISYEVDNDKRAYYFKQAKYGMFVRMALIAKLLGVDELC
- a CDS encoding biotin--[acetyl-CoA-carboxylase] ligase — translated: MKEKILEIIKESMDFVSGEEISKSLGVSRAAIWKHMKALKEEGYIIEAVSKKGYKLLKSPDLLTPKEVLPLINTRFIGREIIYFDVTDSTNNVARQYAMEGFSEGLVVIAEEQTKGKGRLGRPWETKSRQSIAFSVVLRPFIKPQDAPGITIVLGTAVCRALRNITSLKAGIKWPNDVIINGKKVCGILTEMSSEADAVNYIIAGVGINVNTSDFPEELKNIATSLKIEGKKEYERRVLLAEVLYQLESLYKDFKEQGLKNILEEFKSYSVTLNKRVKAASIKGTIEGLACDITGEGLLVIRLDNGEERKIVSGDVSVRGLGTYV
- a CDS encoding homocysteine S-methyltransferase family protein, translated to MSLDILNKPYLLFDGAMGSMLLQRGLKLGEHPEALNITNPDLIESIHKQYIDAGSHAVTTNTFGANEIRLKGCEYSVESLVRAGVKIARSAAKDKLVALDVGPTGEFMDPIGELTKDRAYKIFTDAILPGEDEGADLILMETFSSLDEAECAVLAAKKNTKLPVICTFTFEANGKTLVGHDVKSIVEAMQKSGVDALGINCSLGPKDMLPIVYEMLSLSEVPVMVQPNAGLPKIVDGKAIYAITPEEFAEYIVTMKKKGVKILGGCCGTTPDFIKAIKSSLSGL